From Lagopus muta isolate bLagMut1 chromosome 15, bLagMut1 primary, whole genome shotgun sequence, the proteins below share one genomic window:
- the ECI1 gene encoding enoyl-CoA delta isomerase 1, mitochondrial: MAAAAVTLGRRIARSGVLFPRSSPQVWSQAAWQPPGLLSTQRRAFSNNKILVELDTSSGVATMKFKSPPVNSLSLDFLTEFCISLEKLENDRACRGLIITSTIPRVFSSGLDIMEMCGKSTERYAEFWRAVQEMWLRLYGSNMVTVAAVNGSSPAGGCLIALSCDYRIMAENPKYVIGLNEAQLGIVAPFWFKDTFVNTVGHRVAERSLQLGLLHSAPEAHRIGLVDEVVPEEKLQEKAVAVVAQWLALPDHARQLTKTMMRKAVLDHMLAHREEDIQNFVNFVSKDSIQKSLSMYMEMLKKKKS; encoded by the exons ATGGCGGCGGCAGCGGTGACCCTTGGCCGTCGGATCGCTCGATCAG GTGTGCTGTTTCCCCGCAGCAGCCCACAGGTTTGGAGTCAAGCTGCCTGGCAGCCCCCTGGCCTCCTTTCCACCCAGCGCCGTGCCTTCAGCAACAACAAGATCCTGGTGGAGCTGGACACGAGTTCAG GTGTAGCCACGATGAAGTTCAAGAGCCCTCCGGTCAACAGCCTCAGCCTGGACTTCCTCACTGAGTTCTGCATAAGTCTGGAGAAGCTGGAGAACGACCGGGCCTGCCGGGGCCTGATCATCACCTCG ACCATCCCCAGAGTCTTCTCATCTGGCCTGGACATCATGGAGATGTGTGGGAAGAGCACGGAGCGCTATGCTGAGTTCTggagagctgtgcaggagatgTGGCTCCGGCTGTACGGCTCCAACATGGTGACAGTCGCTGCAGTCAAT GGATCCAGCCCAGCTGGAGGATGTCTCATTGCCTTGTCATGTGACTACAGAATCATGGCGGAGAACCCCAAATATGTCATCGGCCTGAACGAAGCCCAGCTGGGCATTGTGGCTCCCTTCTG GTTTAAGGACACATTTGTGAATACTGTGGGGCACCGAGTTGCTGAACGCTCCCTCCAGCTGGGCTTGCTGCACTCTGCGCCTGAGGCCCATCGGATCGGCCTTGTGGATGAGGTGGTGCCAGAGGAGAAGCTGCAGGAGAAGGCTGTGGCTGTTGTGGCACAGTGGCTGGCTCTGCCTG ACCATGCCCGTCAGCTCACCAAGACCATGATGAGGAAGGCAGTGCTGGACCACATGCTAGCTCACCGGGAGGAAGACATTCAGAACTTTGTCAACTTTGTCTCGAAAGACTCCATCCAGAAATCCCTTTCAATGTACAtggagatgctgaagaagaagaagagctGA
- the PTX4 gene encoding pentraxin-4 yields MARSVLPLCLLLSATLQGSLPNAPGLTARSLPLLWRLRQLEEQFRRFQEVTLSHLQSIARNYNISYNIDSRFRSLAEQAEAADAARAALGSELARLAAVSRQLQRRVRRLEGRAQSPRAEPQSLQDAVRSQQELQHSVSLSTFSSRPLKVRQQQHQWEQRQRMLVETGPSRMPGEDAEPLGDTKAVTAVLSTSATGPQEQLPALQQLETVCSVGSVLLFSNTSASNGAVLQPRLHVGLRELSLCTWLLTPAPHLGTVLSYTSEAEGSKLALHGIHPGSARFVIGDTEFRQLSVTPLLDGKWHHLCLTWSSSYGQYRLYVDRRMLAAGSGFQQGYEVPAGGSLMLGQQQSHSGDSVPFLGQLAGLALWSRALLPGEVASMATGQGLPHGPLLTLANATLQGEVRRGRCACLQNCP; encoded by the exons ATGGCGAGgtcagtgctgcccctctgcctgctgctctctgccaccCTGCAAGGCAGTTTGCCCAATGCCCCAGGGCTCACGGCCCGCAGTCTCCCTCTGCTGTGGCGGCTGcggcagctggaggagcag TTTCGTCGGTTCCAGGAGGTGACACTGAGCCATCTCCAGAGCATCGCCAGGAACTACAACATCTCCTACAATATCGACAGCCGCTTTCGGTCActggcagagcaggcagaggcAGCCGACGCAGCTCGGGCTGCCCTGGGCTCTGAGCTGGCCCGCCTGGCTGCTGTCAGTCGGCAGCTGCAGCGCAGAGTAAGGAGGCTGGAAGGGCGAGCCCAGAGCCCCCGTGCTGAGCCACAAAGCCTGCAGGATGCAGTgcgcagccagcaggagctgcagcattcAGTGTCCCTCAGTACTTTCAGCTCTCGGCCCCTCAAggtgaggcagcagcagcatcagtgGGAGCAAAGGCAACGGATGCTGGTGGAGACTGGACCCAGTAGAATGCCTGGGGAGGATGCTGAGCCCCTTGGTGACACCAAAGCTGTCACGGCAGTGCTGTCCACTTCAGCCACTGGCCCCCAGGAGCAGCTCCCGGCCCTCCAACAGCTGGAGACAG TGTGCAGTGTGGGCTCCGTGCTGCTGTTCTCCAACACCTCAGCCAGCAAtggtgctgtgctccagccGAGGCTGCATGTGGGGCTGCGGGAGCTGTCATTGTGCACCTGGCTGCTCACCCCAGCCCCTCATCTCGGCACTGTCCTGTCCTACACCAGCGAGGCTGAGGGCAGCAAGCTGGCCCTGCACGGGATCCACCCTGGGTCTGCACGTTTTGTTATCGGGGACACAGAGTTTCGGCAGCTCTCAGTTACACCACTCCTGGATGGCAAATGGCACCACCTCTGCCTCACCTGGTCATCCAGCTATGGCCAGTACCGTTTATATGTGGACAGGAggatgctggctgctggctctggCTTCCAGCAGGGCTATGAGGTTCCTGCTGGGGGCTCACTGATGCTGGGCCAGCAGCAATCCCACAGTGGGGACTCTGTGCCCTTTCTGGGCCAGCTGGCTGGCCTGGCCCTCtggagcagggctctgctgcctggggaggtggccAGCATGGCTACTGGGCAGGGGCTGCCCCATGGGCCCCTCCTGACACTGGCTAATGCCACCCTGCAAGGTGAGGTGCGCAGGGGGAGGTGTGCCTGCCTCCAGAACTGCCCATGA